In Myxococcus stipitatus, the following are encoded in one genomic region:
- a CDS encoding 2Fe-2S iron-sulfur cluster-binding protein, with protein sequence MRRLPDASLRGRAITVDLEGESIPAIEGEPVACSLVAADEPMLARSVKYHRPRGPFCFAAACSQCLMRVDGLPNVYTCRTPAREGMKLERQNAYPSAKVDVFETIDWFFPKGLDHHEMFAGVPVAETVMAKVARQLAGLGLLPKEEAPVPPPARTLRTRVAVVGAGAAGLAAAAELTERGIPFLLFEREDHLGGRLAHGAPETDAPAIMDAGSLAKDSVFTRATVLGLYDDEDGRYLAVGAWEPGGVRLLKVYAERFLLTMGGHPPTIPFENNDLPGVYAGRAASLLLRQYGVAPEAAALVGWGNELYALARLMEAHGVKVAAVVDLQGSPPSGASPMATRGSEPKAHGLRHVSAFSFSAADGSRRKVDCDAVLVSVPVSPSFELARQGGAKVSFDAGRGLFRVEADTQGRTEAQDVYVAGDITGGGSARQAAEAGRRAAQALVGGLS encoded by the coding sequence ATGCGACGCCTCCCAGATGCTTCGTTGCGCGGCAGGGCCATCACCGTGGACCTCGAGGGCGAGAGCATCCCCGCCATCGAAGGCGAGCCGGTGGCGTGCTCTCTCGTCGCCGCGGACGAGCCCATGCTCGCCCGCTCCGTGAAGTACCACCGCCCTCGCGGGCCCTTCTGTTTCGCCGCCGCGTGTTCGCAGTGTCTGATGCGGGTGGACGGCCTGCCCAACGTCTACACGTGCCGCACGCCCGCACGCGAAGGCATGAAGCTGGAGCGGCAGAACGCATACCCCTCCGCGAAGGTGGATGTGTTCGAGACCATCGACTGGTTCTTCCCCAAGGGGCTGGACCACCACGAGATGTTCGCCGGAGTTCCCGTCGCGGAGACGGTGATGGCCAAGGTCGCGCGCCAGCTCGCGGGCCTGGGCCTCCTGCCCAAGGAGGAGGCGCCTGTTCCGCCCCCTGCCCGCACGCTGCGCACCCGCGTGGCGGTGGTGGGCGCGGGCGCCGCGGGGCTCGCCGCCGCGGCGGAGTTGACCGAGCGCGGCATCCCCTTCCTCCTGTTCGAGCGCGAGGACCATCTGGGCGGACGCCTGGCGCACGGCGCTCCGGAGACGGACGCCCCGGCCATCATGGACGCGGGCTCGCTGGCGAAGGACAGCGTCTTCACGCGCGCCACCGTGCTGGGCCTGTACGACGACGAGGACGGGCGCTACCTCGCGGTGGGTGCCTGGGAGCCCGGCGGAGTGCGGCTCCTGAAGGTCTACGCGGAGCGCTTCCTGCTGACCATGGGCGGCCATCCGCCCACCATCCCCTTCGAGAACAACGACCTGCCCGGCGTCTACGCGGGCCGCGCGGCCAGCCTGCTCTTGCGCCAGTACGGCGTGGCCCCGGAGGCCGCCGCGCTCGTGGGCTGGGGCAATGAGCTCTACGCGCTGGCCCGGTTGATGGAAGCGCACGGCGTCAAGGTGGCCGCGGTGGTGGACCTCCAGGGTTCACCGCCCTCGGGTGCATCTCCGATGGCGACACGGGGTTCGGAGCCCAAGGCCCACGGCCTGCGGCACGTGAGCGCGTTCAGCTTCAGCGCCGCCGATGGGAGCCGGCGCAAGGTGGACTGCGACGCGGTGCTGGTGTCCGTGCCGGTGAGCCCCAGCTTCGAGCTGGCGCGCCAGGGTGGCGCGAAGGTGTCCTTCGACGCGGGCCGTGGATTGTTCCGGGTGGAGGCGGACACGCAAGGCCGCACCGAGGCCCAGGACGTGTACGTCGCGGGAGATATCACGGGCGGAGGCAGCGCCCGGCAGGCCGCCGAGGCGGGACGGCGCGCGGCGCAGGCGCTGGTGGGAGGACTGTCATGA
- a CDS encoding FAD-dependent oxidoreductase → MSKSMICSCEDVTADDVRHAVSRGYCDVESVKRYTGFGTGICQGKSCLSAVAALLEKEKALKADAVVPFTPRPPLFPTELSLLASAPVDESLPPIGGVPQEVDAFPKALRPEGPVPAKAKVVIIGGGIMGLALAYNLARAGETDVVVLERGYLCAGASGRNGGGVRMQWGTPALVELAKRSIDVMKGFARELGINVWLRQGGYLFLARKPEVAKRLERNVALHNRFGVPTRLVTPDAARDIVPGLTMKGCVAASFNPEDGVIFPWPFLWGYAQGCRKKGVRVETYTEVTGFEVSGGQVRKVKTDRGDIACDTVVLASGAWSPQVAKLAGVELPNEPHRHEILSTEPLKPFLGPLVSVLDSGLYFSQSMRGEIVGGMGDPKEPAGLNMGSTLRFVSRFAHALMEQLPHVGHVKVLRQWAGCYDVTPDNNPILGRTPGLDNLLQMSGFVGHGFMMAPAVAERMAAWMATGESDELFTRFNLRRFAEGSLEREDMIIG, encoded by the coding sequence ATGAGCAAGTCGATGATCTGCTCGTGTGAGGACGTCACCGCGGACGATGTGCGGCACGCCGTCTCGCGCGGGTATTGCGACGTGGAGTCGGTGAAGCGGTACACCGGATTCGGCACCGGCATCTGCCAGGGCAAGAGCTGCCTGTCGGCGGTGGCCGCGCTGCTGGAGAAGGAGAAGGCGCTCAAGGCCGACGCGGTGGTGCCCTTCACGCCCCGCCCGCCCCTGTTCCCCACGGAGCTGAGCCTGCTGGCCAGCGCCCCCGTGGACGAGTCGCTGCCGCCCATTGGAGGCGTGCCCCAGGAAGTGGACGCCTTCCCCAAGGCGCTGCGCCCCGAGGGCCCCGTCCCCGCGAAGGCCAAGGTGGTCATCATCGGCGGCGGAATCATGGGGCTCGCGCTCGCGTACAACCTGGCGCGCGCGGGCGAGACGGACGTGGTGGTGCTGGAGCGCGGCTACCTGTGCGCGGGCGCGTCCGGCCGCAACGGCGGCGGCGTGCGCATGCAGTGGGGCACCCCCGCGTTGGTGGAGCTGGCCAAGCGCTCCATCGACGTGATGAAGGGCTTCGCCCGGGAGCTGGGCATCAACGTCTGGCTGCGCCAGGGCGGCTACCTCTTCCTCGCGCGCAAGCCCGAGGTCGCCAAGCGGCTGGAGCGCAACGTCGCGCTGCACAACCGCTTCGGCGTGCCCACGCGGCTGGTCACCCCGGACGCGGCGCGGGACATCGTCCCCGGCCTGACGATGAAGGGCTGCGTGGCGGCCTCCTTCAATCCCGAGGACGGCGTCATCTTCCCCTGGCCCTTCCTGTGGGGCTACGCGCAGGGCTGCCGGAAGAAGGGCGTCCGCGTGGAGACGTACACGGAGGTCACCGGCTTCGAGGTCAGCGGTGGCCAGGTGCGCAAGGTGAAGACGGACCGCGGTGACATCGCCTGTGACACGGTGGTGCTCGCGTCCGGCGCGTGGAGCCCCCAGGTGGCGAAGCTCGCGGGCGTGGAGCTGCCCAACGAGCCGCACCGCCACGAAATCCTCAGCACCGAGCCCCTCAAGCCCTTCCTGGGGCCGCTGGTGTCCGTGCTCGACTCGGGCCTGTACTTCAGCCAGTCCATGCGCGGCGAAATCGTCGGCGGCATGGGCGACCCGAAGGAGCCCGCGGGGCTCAACATGGGCAGCACCCTGCGCTTCGTGTCCCGCTTCGCCCACGCGCTCATGGAGCAGCTCCCCCACGTAGGCCACGTGAAGGTGCTCCGCCAGTGGGCCGGCTGCTACGACGTGACGCCGGACAACAACCCCATCCTCGGCCGCACCCCCGGGCTGGACAACCTCCTGCAGATGTCCGGCTTCGTCGGCCACGGCTTCATGATGGCCCCCGCCGTCGCCGAGCGCATGGCCGCGTGGATGGCGACCGGTGAGTCCGATGAGCTCTTCACCCGCTTCAACCTGCGCCGCTTCGCCGAGGGAAGCCTGGAGCGAGAGGACATGATCATCGGCTGA
- a CDS encoding trypsin-like serine peptidase — protein sequence MIAKSMRALFLMGALSACGTEQAPDVPNADGTEPLQSQESTVIVGSVNWVSATTLTGTQRTRSLAVGYLSIPAAGTRCTAWLVSPDVIITNNHCIGSTSEAVGARASFNYEDGVASASRVWYNCATLIKTWSADDMTALRCTATNGQLPGNVYGWLTVSSTNAATNASIYVVHQNCDYYTTSGCTPNKKSSPGVVKNANYSTTDLSYDADTLGGSSGSPVLSSSTHQVVGLHHIGLGGNSQGRGTANTGVKATRVKARLAEIGL from the coding sequence ATGATCGCGAAGAGCATGCGTGCGTTGTTCCTGATGGGTGCCCTGTCGGCCTGCGGTACCGAGCAGGCCCCGGACGTTCCGAACGCGGACGGCACCGAGCCGCTCCAGTCCCAGGAGTCCACCGTCATCGTCGGCTCGGTGAACTGGGTCAGCGCGACGACGCTGACGGGCACGCAGCGCACGCGCTCGCTGGCGGTGGGCTACCTGTCCATTCCGGCCGCGGGCACGCGCTGCACCGCGTGGCTGGTCTCCCCCGACGTCATCATCACCAACAACCACTGCATCGGCAGCACGTCCGAGGCCGTGGGCGCTCGCGCCTCGTTCAACTACGAGGACGGCGTCGCCTCGGCCAGCCGCGTCTGGTACAACTGCGCCACGCTCATCAAGACGTGGTCCGCCGACGACATGACGGCGCTGCGCTGCACGGCGACGAACGGACAGCTCCCCGGCAACGTGTACGGCTGGCTGACGGTGTCCAGCACCAACGCCGCCACCAACGCCAGCATCTACGTGGTCCACCAGAACTGCGACTACTACACGACGTCCGGCTGCACCCCGAACAAGAAGAGCTCGCCGGGCGTGGTGAAGAACGCGAACTACTCCACCACGGACCTGTCCTATGACGCGGACACGCTGGGTGGCTCCTCCGGCTCGCCGGTGCTCTCCTCCTCCACCCACCAGGTGGTCGGCCTGCACCACATCGGCCTCGGCGGCAACTCGCAGGGCCGCGGCACCGCCAACACGGGCGTGAAGGCCACCCGCGTGAAGGCGCGGCTGGCCGAGATTGGCCTCTAG
- a CDS encoding SDR family NAD(P)-dependent oxidoreductase: MRPPIDHGTVLITGASEGIAQELARLLSRRVRTLVLVDRDVERLKPLREELLSVYPTLGVILERCDVGESREVDALLASLESHFVRVDVLVNMAALGGHGLFAQSPWGGLEALLRANVWMPSLLTHRLVVPMLERGRGGVLNIGSGAAQLVLPGSAMFAATQRFLDGFTESLRLEVEGRGVVVTRVAPGPLGDEDEVLGPFFQISARRCARDALAAFERGEPLVYPGFGHRWVMRVLPLLPRVLKRGLGRLVLRGVKRGGAPSGALPVGLAPPVLLAREPTPA, encoded by the coding sequence ATGCGTCCTCCCATTGACCACGGCACGGTCCTCATCACCGGCGCGTCGGAGGGAATCGCCCAGGAGCTTGCCCGACTGTTGTCGCGGCGCGTTCGCACGCTGGTCCTGGTGGACCGGGACGTGGAGCGGCTCAAGCCCCTGCGCGAGGAGCTGCTCTCCGTCTATCCCACGCTGGGCGTCATCCTGGAGCGGTGCGACGTGGGCGAGTCCCGCGAGGTCGACGCGCTGCTGGCCTCCCTTGAGTCCCACTTCGTCCGCGTGGATGTGCTGGTGAACATGGCGGCGCTGGGCGGCCACGGGCTCTTCGCGCAATCGCCTTGGGGTGGGCTGGAGGCGCTCTTGCGCGCGAACGTGTGGATGCCTTCGTTGCTGACCCATCGCCTGGTGGTCCCCATGCTCGAGCGGGGGCGGGGTGGGGTGCTGAACATCGGCTCGGGGGCGGCGCAGCTCGTCCTGCCGGGGTCCGCGATGTTCGCCGCCACCCAGCGCTTCCTCGACGGCTTCACGGAGTCGCTGCGGCTGGAGGTGGAGGGGCGCGGCGTGGTCGTCACCCGCGTGGCCCCGGGGCCGCTCGGGGACGAGGACGAGGTGTTGGGGCCCTTCTTCCAGATCTCCGCTCGGCGCTGCGCGAGGGACGCGCTGGCGGCCTTCGAGCGCGGCGAGCCGCTGGTGTATCCGGGCTTCGGGCACCGCTGGGTGATGCGCGTGTTGCCGCTCCTGCCGAGAGTCCTCAAGCGCGGCCTGGGGCGGCTGGTGCTCCGAGGGGTGAAGCGCGGCGGAGCCCCCTCGGGGGCGTTGCCAGTGGGGCTCGCGCCGCCCGTGTTGCTGGCGCGCGAGCCCACTCCGGCGTGA
- a CDS encoding universal stress protein, whose translation MAAPSRILVPVDLSEGSRSVVDYALHLASPFNASVEVVHAWEPPQYVAPDLLVAAPGWNSLSLEQVAMETANKELGNLLQQMGPREVPLKHRVLVGEAASTILELAEKEGYNLIIMGTHGRRGLPRLLLGSVAQKVVSRAPCPVLTLHVAPDKK comes from the coding sequence ATGGCCGCACCGTCCCGAATCCTGGTCCCCGTCGACTTGAGCGAAGGCTCGCGTTCCGTCGTCGACTACGCGCTGCACCTGGCCAGCCCCTTCAACGCCTCCGTGGAGGTGGTCCACGCCTGGGAGCCGCCTCAGTACGTCGCGCCGGACCTGCTCGTGGCCGCGCCGGGCTGGAACTCGCTCTCGCTGGAGCAGGTGGCCATGGAGACCGCGAACAAGGAGCTGGGCAACCTGCTCCAGCAGATGGGGCCTCGGGAGGTACCGCTCAAGCACCGGGTGCTGGTGGGCGAGGCCGCCTCCACCATCCTGGAGCTGGCGGAGAAGGAGGGCTACAACCTCATCATCATGGGCACCCATGGCCGCAGGGGACTGCCCCGGCTGCTGCTGGGCAGCGTCGCGCAGAAAGTCGTCTCTCGCGCCCCCTGCCCCGTGCTCACGCTGCACGTCGCGCCCGACAAGAAGTAG